From the genome of Vigna angularis cultivar LongXiaoDou No.4 chromosome 11, ASM1680809v1, whole genome shotgun sequence, one region includes:
- the LOC108334259 gene encoding vacuolar protein sorting-associated protein 26A isoform X2 — MVPFKKENGQMVTVPLFQSQENIAGKITVEPMQGKKIDHNGVKVELLGQIEMYFDRGNFYDFTSLVRELDVPGEIYERKTYAFEFSTVEMPYETYNGVNVRLRYVLKVTINRGYAGSIIEYQDFVVRNYSPPPEINNSIKMEVGIEDCLHIEFEYNKSKYHLKDVIIGKIYFLLVRIKIKNMDLEIRRRESTGSGTNTHVETETLAKFELMDGAPVRGESIPIRLFLSPYELTPTHRNINNKFSVKYFLNLVLVDEEDRRYFKQQEITMYRLEEEAS, encoded by the exons ATG GTTCcctttaaaaaggaaaatggtCAAATGGTTACAGTCCCACTTTTCCAAAGTCAAGAAAACATTGCTGGGAAG ATTACTGTAGAACCAATGCAAGGGAAGAAGATTGATCACAATGGTGTAAAAGTTGAGCTCCTTGGACAGATAG AGATGTATTTTGACAGAGGAAATTTTTATGACTTTACTTCCCTTG TACGAGAACTAGATGTTCCTGGAGAAATTTATGAGAGGAAAACATATGCATTTGAATTTTCTACTGTTGAAATGCCATATGAAACTTATAATGGGGTGAATGTGAGGCTTAG GTATGTATTGAAAGTGACGATTAATCGGGGCTATGCTGGAAGCATAATAGAATACCAGGATTTCGTG GTTCGGAACTATTCTCCACCTCCAGAAATTAACAATAGCATCAAG ATGGAAGTTGGAATTGAAGATTGTCTACACATTGAATTTGAATACAATAAAAGCAA GTATCATCTGAAAGATGTCATCATTGGTAAGATATACTTTTTACTTGTCAGAATCAAGATAAAAAACATGGATCTCGAGATTAGGCGTCGAGAATCCACAGGGTCAGGGACCAACACCCATGTTGAGACAGAAACATTGGCTAAATTTGAGTTGATGGATGGTGCTCCTGTTAGAG GTGAATCAATTCCGATCAGACTGTTCCTCAGTCCTTATGAGCTGACACCAACTCATCGCAACATTAATAACAAATTCAGTGTGAAGTACTTTTTAAATCTTGTGTTGGTTGATGAAGAGGACAGACGATATTTCAAGCAGCAGGAAATCACAATGTATAGGCTGGAAGAAGAAGCTTCTTGA
- the LOC108334259 gene encoding vacuolar protein sorting-associated protein 26A isoform X1 yields the protein MNYLLGAFKPACNVLISFNDGKNRKQVPFKKENGQMVTVPLFQSQENIAGKITVEPMQGKKIDHNGVKVELLGQIEMYFDRGNFYDFTSLVRELDVPGEIYERKTYAFEFSTVEMPYETYNGVNVRLRYVLKVTINRGYAGSIIEYQDFVVRNYSPPPEINNSIKMEVGIEDCLHIEFEYNKSKYHLKDVIIGKIYFLLVRIKIKNMDLEIRRRESTGSGTNTHVETETLAKFELMDGAPVRGESIPIRLFLSPYELTPTHRNINNKFSVKYFLNLVLVDEEDRRYFKQQEITMYRLEEEAS from the exons ATG aaTTACTTGCTTGGAGCTTTCAAGCCTGCGTGTAATGTCTTGATCTCGTTTAACGATGGGAAGAACCGGAAGCAG GTTCcctttaaaaaggaaaatggtCAAATGGTTACAGTCCCACTTTTCCAAAGTCAAGAAAACATTGCTGGGAAG ATTACTGTAGAACCAATGCAAGGGAAGAAGATTGATCACAATGGTGTAAAAGTTGAGCTCCTTGGACAGATAG AGATGTATTTTGACAGAGGAAATTTTTATGACTTTACTTCCCTTG TACGAGAACTAGATGTTCCTGGAGAAATTTATGAGAGGAAAACATATGCATTTGAATTTTCTACTGTTGAAATGCCATATGAAACTTATAATGGGGTGAATGTGAGGCTTAG GTATGTATTGAAAGTGACGATTAATCGGGGCTATGCTGGAAGCATAATAGAATACCAGGATTTCGTG GTTCGGAACTATTCTCCACCTCCAGAAATTAACAATAGCATCAAG ATGGAAGTTGGAATTGAAGATTGTCTACACATTGAATTTGAATACAATAAAAGCAA GTATCATCTGAAAGATGTCATCATTGGTAAGATATACTTTTTACTTGTCAGAATCAAGATAAAAAACATGGATCTCGAGATTAGGCGTCGAGAATCCACAGGGTCAGGGACCAACACCCATGTTGAGACAGAAACATTGGCTAAATTTGAGTTGATGGATGGTGCTCCTGTTAGAG GTGAATCAATTCCGATCAGACTGTTCCTCAGTCCTTATGAGCTGACACCAACTCATCGCAACATTAATAACAAATTCAGTGTGAAGTACTTTTTAAATCTTGTGTTGGTTGATGAAGAGGACAGACGATATTTCAAGCAGCAGGAAATCACAATGTATAGGCTGGAAGAAGAAGCTTCTTGA
- the LOC108332291 gene encoding transcription factor MYB33 produces the protein MGQMTHEIDDTVHGKNQTGSRLNDGGIGGGVVLKKGPWTAAEDVILVDYVNTHGEGNWNAVQKYSGLSRCGKSCRLRWANHLRPNLKKGAFTAEEEQMIAELHAKMGNKWARMAAHLPGRTDNEIKNYWNTRMKRRQRAGLPLYPPEVVLQAFQDNKHDQGTAEISDGDGGHQDFMEKNNYEIHDAIYDSLKENQGILPFVPQLPDISANSILPNVLGSPPYCNFLPSTLPNHDHLQESSVSFIGSNELNSNGFYPFDHFKDNTSDKIAESFGLHSPLDHGASSYGSICYSHSISNDNYSTSKLASEAVKSELPSLQYPETEFGSWGTSPPPPLNDSTDVFIHSPQPPYALDSGSSSSLTRCFLNEFLYQQAKTLGYSNNNWPESSNSSIATPVDGAESSALNMYETEWEDYADPVSSFGATSILNEHPVVGTNGKPWDGWEPFQTFSGNNVKLQSVEVSAPMSENQSMSMSLLNLTWPDVLLASDWHELYSEHNNMNQADMIDASDNFTRQ, from the exons ATGGGTCAAATGACACATGAGATTGATGACACTGTGCATGGTAAGAATCAGACTGGGTCACGGTTGAATGACGGTGGTATTGGAGGAGGTGTTGTTCTGAAGAAAGGGCCATGGACAGCTGCTGAAGATGTTATTTTGGTGGACTATGTCAATACGCATGGAGAGGGGAATTGGAATGCTGTTCAGAAGTATTCAGGACTTTCTCGGTGTGGAAAAAGTTGCAGATTGCGATGGGCCAATCACCTAAGGCCAAACTTAAAGAAAGGCGCATTTACTGCAGAAGAGGAGCAGATGATCGCTGAACTCCATGCCAAAATGGGAAACAAATGGGCACGCATGGCAGCACAT tTGCCTGGTCGTACAGATAACGAAATAAAAAACTACTGGAACACCCGGATGAAGAGGCGTCAACGGGCTGGCTTGCCACTTTATCCTCCGGAAGTAGTACTGCAAGCATTTCAAGATAATAAGCATGACCAAGGTACTGCTGAAATCAGCGATGGAGATGGAGGCCACCAGGATTTCATGGAGAAAAACAATTACGAGATACATGATGCAATATATGACAGTCTGAAGGAAAATCAGGGAATCTTACCTTTTGTGCCTCAGCTTCCTGATATTTCTGCTAATAGCATTCTGCCAAATGTTCTTGGTTCTCCTCCATACTGTAATTTCCTGCCATCGACATTACCTAACCATGATCATCTTCAAGAGTCATCCGTGTCTTTTATTGGTTCCAATGAATTGAACAGTAATGGGTTTTATCCATTTGACCACTTTAAGGATAATACTTCTGATAAGATTGCAGAATCATTTGGATTGCATTCTCCCCTTGATCATGGTGCCTCCTCATATGGCTCAATCTGTTACAGCCATTCAATATCGAATGACAATTACTCTACTTCTAAGCTAGCTTCTGAGGCTGTGAAGTCAGAGCTCCCTTCACTCCAATATCCAGAAACTGAATTTGGTAGCTGGGGTACCTCTCCCCCGCCTCCATTGAATGATTCTACTGATGTTTTCATCCATTCTCCTCAACCACCTTATGCACTAGACTCAGGTTCTTCTTCATCACTCACTCGTTGCTTCCTTAATGAATTTCTTTATCAGCAGGCGAAGACTCTTggttattcaaataataattggCCTGAGAGTTCAAATTCATCCATTGCAACTCCCGTTGATGGAGCTGAGAGTTCAGCTTTGAATATGTACGAGACAGAGTGGGAGGATTATGCTGACCCTGTATCTTCCTTTGGTGCAACTTCAATCCTGAATGAGCATCCTGTTGTTGGCACCAACGGAAAGCCATGGGATGGGTGGGAACCTTTTCAGACCTTTAGTG GCAACAATGTGAAATTGCAGTCAGTTGAGGTTTCGGCCCCTATGAGTGAAAATCAATCCATGTCCATGTCTCTGTTGAATCTCACTTGGCCAGATGTCTTGCTGGCCTCAGATTGGCACGAGCTGTATTCTGAGCACAACAACATGAACCAAGCTGACATGATTGATGCTAGTGATAATTTCACGAGACAGTAA